CAACAATCGCTTCATGAGGCTCCTCAACAAAGCTTTCTAGATTTTTTGACAGCCAATGATATCTCCTTGCAGTTCGATCATCCAAGCTCATGCCCTGCTGCACAACGGCCCAAGACCCATCTTCTATAACGAAGAATGCATGGTGATAAAGTTTATAGCCGTCTTGGACAGCTGCGTTATCCACCTTCGCGCTCATACGACTTGCATACTTTAACCTGAAGATTTCCTGGGATGAGAGACCGAATTTTTCGCCTACACTCTCTAACTCAGAAAGAGTATTTTTCGAAGATTTTCCCTTACCGCCGCAGACCACAACCCCAAGCTTCTCGGGATCGATCGCGGATTTTAAGACGCCTGTTGCAACCGTTGTTACACCTGACGAGTGCCAATCGTAACCTAAAACGCAGCCCAATGCCTGAAACCAGTATGGGTCTGAGATCCTTTCAAGGAAGGCATCTCGTCCAAACTCGTCGATCAGAACTGTCACTATACCCTCTGCTAATCGGATCATCCGCTTCACAAGCCATTGTGGAGCATGCCCATTATGTAGCGGAAGCTCAGCGAATCCTGTCCGCCTCATTATATCAACTCTTAACTATAAGGAAGAAGCATCATAACTAAAATAATAAAATTCCACCCTTAAAGGTTAGCGGATCCGCGGGGCCTTAATAGGCGTCCCTCTCTATCTATCTCTCCAAGCCTAATTCTAGTCGAGGAGATTGGTATATGATTCTCGGCTGGAACCATATTGATTACAACAACCTCGAGAGGCGCCAGACCATACGACTTTCTGGCCTCGTTTATCCTGTGCGCCATGGGCTCGGTCTCCTGACTGACAACGATTGCCTCCAGCTCGCCGCTGATGGCTGCAGGCCCATATGGATCATCTATGGGTGTAACCTTAAAACGCCCACCAAAACCCATCCCTTCAAGATAACGTGTTAACTCCTCAAGCCGCTCAGAGTATGGTGCGATCTCATGGTTCTTCAGAAGCCGCTTTGCGAAATCATCGGTGACGAGACCTATCCAAACACTCTCTCCGACCTCGAAAGCCTTGTTCAGCAATGCCAAATGCCCCTTGTGAAGCTCGTCAAATGTTCCGCCCACGCCTACAAGCCTAAACTTCTTCAAGGCTCAATCGCTCACGTCGCTTTTCCAGCCAACCTTACGTTGATGGTGTTAGGAATCGCTATTATTTCTTCCTTTCAAATAATACATACCTATACATACTTTTCCAAGAAAATTCTTATAAGTTCATTCTCTGCCAAACATATGGCTCGTCTAGGTCTAAAGGTGAAACCATTGCATGAGATCGAGAGCATGAGGGAAGGGCAAAATCAGGAAAAAAGCGTTGCGGTAGGGGAAATGTACTCCTCCATGTCGAATGCACTTAAATTATCACTGATATCCATCAACGCCGCACTTTATGCCGTGGCTATATCTGTTACATCTCCGATTCCGACGCCATGGGGGGTGGGCCACTTTAGACCCGGCGTAGTTATACCGGCGTTCTTTTCTCTCGTCTTCGGCCCGCTGGTTGGAGGCTTAGGCGCCGCTATAGGCTGCTTTATTGGAGACTTTGCACTCTCATTCTTCGGTTTAACAAACCCGTTACTTAGTCTTATAGCAGGAGTTCCAGGAAACTTTTTTGGCTTCTATCTTCTTGGATGGCTCATAACCAAGAACCGGTCACTCTCCTACTTCATTATTGCTAACCTTATAGCCTTGATCGTTGGAAATCTCATAGCCGCACTCGGAGTCCTAGCATATTTTTGGTTCATAGTTCCAGACTGGGCTGTATGGCCACTAGAGCTTAAAGCCACTGTAGTATCAGGACTCACAATCTTCTGGGTGACGACAATGGTGATATTCGTTGTCCCACTTGTTCCTATCCTTGTTGCCTACATAGAGCCTAGGCTCGAGAGAATAGGAGTTAAAGGGCTCTATAATCTTGAATGGAATGAATCCTCCTGCCTGCTTAGATCGTCCGGGTTTGTTGCAGCATTTTTAGCACTTATATATTTTGTGGTCACGTTTGTTCCCGGTGGAAAAAATCTCTTCGCTGGAGTAGTCCCGCCTGAACTAATACTGATCTCTGCGGTAATAGTCCTCATTTCCGGCGCATTATTCGCGGTCTATGCAAAGAAGATTGTTAAACCAGAAACCTAACACTTCAATATGGCTTTTCGAAACGGATCGGATGGGAGGATTAGATCTGATTGATCTTGGGAGTAGACATTGGTGCGAGCACCGTAAAGCAGATTCTCCTAGATGGATCGGAGATTATTTTTAAGGGATTCTGCGAATTAAGCGGTGAGACCTTCGATCTGAAGAGTCTTCAGAACATAATCTCCGAGGCTGAGCGAAGATACGAAATCAAACTGGTGGCGCTCTCAGGCGGAGGTTCTAGAATGATTAATGAAAGTCCCCTAGGAAAGACAGTGATAAAAGTGGATGAAATATCGGCTATAGGAATAGGCGGCTTGCGATTAACGGGAAAGGATAAGGGGCTGGTCGTGAGTGCTGGTACAGGAACCGCAATGGTCGCCGTCTATGAAAATGGAAGAATCATAAAGCATGTTGGAGGGACGGGCGTAGGCGGCGGAACTCTGCTCGGTCTTTCTAGGAAATTGATCGGCGTAGGTGACTTCAGTCTGCTTGAGAGAATCGCCTCTCAGGGGAGAGCGGGAAAAGTGGACCTAACAGTCTGTGACATTGCAGGTGGACCAGTAGGAATAATCCCCGCAGATGCAACAGCCTCAAATTTTGGAAAGGTTTCAGCTGACTCGTCTAAGGAAGATATTGCAGCAGGCATATTTAATATGGTTTCGCAGGTCATTGGGGTTCTCGCCGCCATGGCTGCAAAGGCATATGGGCTGGAGAATGATGTGATTCTCACCGGGGGACTGGCAAGGAGTAAGCTAATCACGCAAAACGTTACAACGACGGCTAATCTCTTCGGCGTTAAGGTCAATGTGCCAAAAGACCCTGAATACTGCGCGGCGGTCGGCGCGGCGCATTATGCTCTAACCAAAAAATTAGATGAAAAAGATGAGAATATCATGAGAACAAAAATAGGCTCTGATGATAGATGCTTTAGCGTAAAGTTTTAATGCAAGTATCTGGGAATTTGCTTAGCAGCCATCTAGGAAAGTTTGAGGAGACTTGTGTTTGACTGACGGTTCACTCCTTGATAGGAAAGTTGAAGTTCTATTGAAGTTAAGGAAGTATAGGCTTTTGGAGAGGGAGGAGTCTGAGGAAGGAGCCTTCCTGAAGGTTGAGAGCCCGAGAGGCAAGAGGCTGCTGGTCTGGGCATTAAAGGGTGTTGATACGATAGGCATAAAATACATTAATATGCTATCCAAGAAAGTTAAGAGCCTTGGGTTTGATGGTGGGGTCCTGATCTCTACAGGAAAGTACACGTACTCCGCGAAGTCAAATGCTAGAAAGCGCGGGATAGAACTTGTTCCACCAAACTTCCCCTCATTCGATATATTTGAGCATTTTCTCGTCCCCAAACATGAGATACTTTCGCCCGAGGAGAAGGAGGAAGTCCTCAAGAAATACAAGGTTGAACCTTATCAGCTGCCCCTTATAAAGGTATCGGATCCAATCGCTAAAGTGATAGGGGCTAGGGTCGGCGATCTCGTAAAGATCACTCGAAAAAGCCCGACAGCTGGCGAGTATATTTCTTACCGATATGTGGTTGAGGGTTAATGGGAGAATGCCGACTCCACTTCGGTTCAGATCCCCATTTTGATCTCGTATAATATGACAAGGGCTTCTCCGAGGGGTATTCCAAGCTTAACTGCGAGTTTTCTAGGTGTTAACTGGGGAAGTTCATTCAACATTTTCTCGGCAACGTATGCTTTATGATATCTATACATTGGCATCGAATGTACCGTCTCAACAAGGATTGGCCAAAGCGGATCATTCAAGTATTTCTCAATTTCGTCGCTCATACTTGCAATCTCCAGATAGTCTATTTCACCATCAACCCTGTTCACCACATCCAAAGATTTTTTGATAAGTCCTCTTCTGGCTTTACTGCTCGCCTTTGCTTTTTACTGGTCTAAAATAGTACCTAGGCCACTGCGGCCATGTCGCTGGGGCTGTGGTCTCAAATTCAACCTCAAGCTCCATCCCTATCTCCGCATCATTGTTCGGCAAGCCCTTTATTATGCCGGGAAGCCTAGGTCCATCCTCGAGCTCGACGATACCATAGACGTATGGAGCTAAGTGTTGAAACTCTTCTGGCGCAACATAGATGACGGTGTAGGTTATGAGCTTCCCACGAGTCTTAATCTCGGTCCAACCCATTTCCCTGGAATCACATTTAGGGCAAATCGGTTTTGGCGGTATGATTTTTAAGCCGCAATGCTTGCACTCGGCTGCCATCAGCTTCTTCTCGCCGATGAATTTATAGAATTGCTCAATCGTTAAAGGAGATACAACATTTTCCATTTTTTCCTCACCTCCTATAAATGTGCACAAAGCATGTTGCGCCGCTACCGCCTATATTATGTGTTAACCCTATTTGGCAATCGTCCACCTGCCTCTTATCTGCCTCTCCAGTTAACTGTAGGAAGATTTCGTATAGCTGAGCGACGCCAGTTGCGCCTACCGGATGCCCCTTAGCCTTGAGGCCGCCACTCGTATTGACGGGCAACTCGCCTTCAAGCGTTGGTGCGCCGTCCTCAATGAATTTCCCTCCCTCCCCTTCACTGCAGAAGCCAAGATCCTCATATGCGATGAGCTCCGCTATTGTGAAGCAATCATGCACCTCGGCTACGTCAATATCCTGAGGCTTGACCCCTGCCATAGAATATGCCTCGCTTGCTGCTAACCTAGCCGCTTTGATGCTTGTCAAATTTTCCCTCTCATAAAGACCTAAGCAGTCGGTTCCATGTCCGGACCCTATTATGTATATGGGATCATCCGTGAACTTCTTCGCGATCTCAGGCCTGGTAAGAACTGCGCAGCTAGCTCCATCTGAGATCAGTGAGCAGTCGTATAGCTTGAGTGGATCAGCGATCTTTCTTGATTCAAGAACCTTGTCAACCGTAACTTCTTTTTGCATGTGCGCCTTGGGATTCAGGCTCCCATTATGATGATTTTTAACAGCTATAAGAGCCATCTGCTCCTCAGTAGTCCCATACCTGTACATATGTGCCCTAGCCATTAAGGCGAAGAGCCCTGGGAATGTGACGCCATTCCACTGCTCAAATGGGAAGTCTGCGGCCATGCCCAGATACTCGGTCGCCTCTGCTGTGGACCTTTTTGTCATCTTCTCGAAACCGCCGACCAAAACGACATCAACTAGACCGGAGAGAATGCTGAAGATCCCGAGCCTTATCGCGGCGCCCGAAGATGCGCAGGCAACCTCAGTCCTTACAGATGGAACGGGTAGAAGCCCTGCCCACTCTGAGGCAAGGGGAGCCAAATGGCCTTGATGTTCAAAAGACTCGCTCATAACACCAATAATCATTGATTTTATGTCCCTTCTCGGATTGAGGTTTGGGCACCTATCAAACGCTTCCCTAACAGCCTCAGCAAACAACTCCCTCCCAGTCAGATCCTCCATCTTACCGAACCTTGAAATACCAGCCGTCACAACTGCCGCAAGGGGTCTTCCTCTCATATTTTTTCCTCCCAAGACTTGACTTTCTAGATGATTTTCTATGCTAATTCAACTTTGACGAATATATTCTTACTGTAAATATCTGCTTTCACACTTAACAGATTAACATTAAAGAGTTGAATACCTGGGGAAATGATGCCCAGGTCATGTGATTCTTCCTTAATGGGTGGAGATCGCCCTAACCAAGGCTTTTGGAACATTAAACTAATAAAACACTTCATTTACTGAGATATCTAGACCGCATGTAAGCCCCGGTGGCTTAGTGGGTTAGAGCAACGGCCTTGTAACAAAACGCAGGAGAGCCGTGGATCGCGGGTTCAAATCCCGCCCGGGGCTCCATTACCTCTAGCTCTGAAGCCTTTTCCATACCCTCGATTTTAAAGTCCTATAGGATTGAATGCTCGTGAATTAAAGGACATACATTGATGCACTAAGAGACTTGAGACTGCACGTTTCTATTGGGAAGCCATACGCCAAATTTTCAGATGGAGTTTAGTATTTACTGGGTGCAAAATAAGGGGTCTGTGACCAATTTAATGATATGTTGAATTTCGGCTATCAAGTTAGTCTGCGACACTTGTCTTAAGGGTAGGCTGGAAGTTGGTAAGCCTAAAAAGTATGAGCCTAAACTGGGAAAAGAGAAGGCGGCTTATTTTGAGGCATAACTTTTATGTATGCGTTTGATATCTTTTGTTTACGGTGGCGAATTTGGCTCTTAAGCCTTTAGCCGTAAGAATCCCAGAAGAAATAGAGAAGGAGATTCAAGAAGTGGTTGAACGAGAAGGTTTGGATAAGGCTACGGTTGTTAGGACGCTTCTTGAGTTGGGTATTGGTGAATGGCGTAAACAAACAGCCCTAGAGCTGCTACGTGATGGAAAAGTAACTTTTGCTAAGGCTGCTGAGATGGCTAAGCTTTCCCTTTGGGAGTTTGGCGACTTGGTGAAGCAGCGCAATGTTGAGTGGGTTAGATATTCGCCAGAAGAAATTGAGGAGGATTTTAAAGAGGCTTCTGCGGCGGCAGAGTAGAAATGAAGCCGCTTGTGTTCAATTCGACTCCATTAATTTATATAACGAAGATTGGGTTGAGCAGAATTTTTGAAGAATTAGAAGGCGAAAAGTTAACTTCTCCTAGAGTTAAATGTGAGGTTGTGGATGAAGGCAAGCGTAAGGGCATCGCAGATGCAATCATTTTAGAAAGACTATTTCAAAAGTATGTTTTTAAGATTGTGAAACCTGGAAATGCAAGCCTCTTGGAAACCCTTTTGCAAACGAGGGGTCTTCATGTGACTGATGCTGAAGTTTTAGTTATAGCGAAAGAACGCGGCGGAATAGCCGTAATAGATGATGAAGTTACACGAAAGACGGCAAAAATTTATGGGATGGCTTACGCTGGGACCCCGTACATTTTGGTTAAGGCGTTTTCTCAAGGGCTCACTACAAAGGAAAAGACGAAACAGGCGATAAATGATATGGTTTTCGCTGGGTGGAGATGCAGCATTGAAACTTACGCGAAAATTATGGAAAGCCTAGAAAAGCTGTGATAGAGTAAGGAATGAGTGTTAGGCTTCATAGCAATGTTAATGGTATCCTTCTACATTGTGGGCTGGCCTATTATCTGGACTCTTCCAATATTACTGCTGTTCTTCGCCGTCGCTATCGGTCAGCTAAGAATAGTTGCGGTGGGCGCGTCATTCCTCTTTGCAACATAGGGTTTTGTTAACTTTGATCCCAACCAGCTATTCGGTTAACTGAATGCTGTTATTCGTTATATTGCACTGTTTCTTCTCCAATTAACGGGGATAACAGGCCCGTGGCATACTATGGAGCCCACTGTAAATACATGGTGCATCTTTTGTGGAGGGTTTGTAGAACATGGTGGCGGCTGATTATGGGCGCCATATCATCCCTTCTTGCATTCTATATTGCAAGTAAGGTGAAGTTAAGAGGAAGGGAGGTCTTGAGTGCGATTCTAATATTCACGCCGTTATCAATACTTTCCTTCGACTTATGGCATATATTATCACTATACCTTACAAATGTAGACTCAGGACTATTTTTCTCTAGGAGCCTGACGGGAAAA
This Candidatus Bathyarchaeota archaeon DNA region includes the following protein-coding sequences:
- a CDS encoding DUF763 domain-containing protein, with product MRRTGFAELPLHNGHAPQWLVKRMIRLAEGIVTVLIDEFGRDAFLERISDPYWFQALGCVLGYDWHSSGVTTVATGVLKSAIDPEKLGVVVCGGKGKSSKNTLSELESVGEKFGLSSQEIFRLKYASRMSAKVDNAAVQDGYKLYHHAFFVIEDGSWAVVQQGMSLDDRTARRYHWLSKNLESFVEEPHEAIVGDKRREITLNMTAMESEGCRKASVDIAKERPWKIIKMLKSIRPAYQRSLQEWIRVDADPEPKKSSMAYLYLPSTINWKTLERVYEFQPSNYEDLLGIKGVGPATVRGLALIAELIYGERPSWRDPVKYSFAYGGKDGVPFPVDRGAMDESIQVLRECIEIARLGNKEKLSSLRRLMRFAPPSRKVDY
- a CDS encoding phosphopantetheine adenylyltransferase, producing the protein MKKFRLVGVGGTFDELHKGHLALLNKAFEVGESVWIGLVTDDFAKRLLKNHEIAPYSERLEELTRYLEGMGFGGRFKVTPIDDPYGPAAISGELEAIVVSQETEPMAHRINEARKSYGLAPLEVVVINMVPAENHIPISSTRIRLGEIDREGRLLRPRGSANL
- a CDS encoding ECF transporter S component — protein: MHEIESMREGQNQEKSVAVGEMYSSMSNALKLSLISINAALYAVAISVTSPIPTPWGVGHFRPGVVIPAFFSLVFGPLVGGLGAAIGCFIGDFALSFFGLTNPLLSLIAGVPGNFFGFYLLGWLITKNRSLSYFIIANLIALIVGNLIAALGVLAYFWFIVPDWAVWPLELKATVVSGLTIFWVTTMVIFVVPLVPILVAYIEPRLERIGVKGLYNLEWNESSCLLRSSGFVAAFLALIYFVVTFVPGGKNLFAGVVPPELILISAVIVLISGALFAVYAKKIVKPET
- a CDS encoding FGGY-family carbohydrate kinase, producing MILGVDIGASTVKQILLDGSEIIFKGFCELSGETFDLKSLQNIISEAERRYEIKLVALSGGGSRMINESPLGKTVIKVDEISAIGIGGLRLTGKDKGLVVSAGTGTAMVAVYENGRIIKHVGGTGVGGGTLLGLSRKLIGVGDFSLLERIASQGRAGKVDLTVCDIAGGPVGIIPADATASNFGKVSADSSKEDIAAGIFNMVSQVIGVLAAMAAKAYGLENDVILTGGLARSKLITQNVTTTANLFGVKVNVPKDPEYCAAVGAAHYALTKKLDEKDENIMRTKIGSDDRCFSVKF
- a CDS encoding DNA-directed RNA polymerase subunit H, translating into MELVPPNFPSFDIFEHFLVPKHEILSPEEKEEVLKKYKVEPYQLPLIKVSDPIAKVIGARVGDLVKITRKSPTAGEYISYRYVVEG
- a CDS encoding Zn-ribbon domain-containing OB-fold protein — protein: MENVVSPLTIEQFYKFIGEKKLMAAECKHCGLKIIPPKPICPKCDSREMGWTEIKTRGKLITYTVIYVAPEEFQHLAPYVYGIVELEDGPRLPGIIKGLPNNDAEIGMELEVEFETTAPATWPQWPRYYFRPVKSKGEQ
- a CDS encoding thiolase domain-containing protein, producing the protein MRGRPLAAVVTAGISRFGKMEDLTGRELFAEAVREAFDRCPNLNPRRDIKSMIIGVMSESFEHQGHLAPLASEWAGLLPVPSVRTEVACASSGAAIRLGIFSILSGLVDVVLVGGFEKMTKRSTAEATEYLGMAADFPFEQWNGVTFPGLFALMARAHMYRYGTTEEQMALIAVKNHHNGSLNPKAHMQKEVTVDKVLESRKIADPLKLYDCSLISDGASCAVLTRPEIAKKFTDDPIYIIGSGHGTDCLGLYERENLTSIKAARLAASEAYSMAGVKPQDIDVAEVHDCFTIAELIAYEDLGFCSEGEGGKFIEDGAPTLEGELPVNTSGGLKAKGHPVGATGVAQLYEIFLQLTGEADKRQVDDCQIGLTHNIGGSGATCFVHIYRR
- a CDS encoding UPF0175 family protein, yielding MALKPLAVRIPEEIEKEIQEVVEREGLDKATVVRTLLELGIGEWRKQTALELLRDGKVTFAKAAEMAKLSLWEFGDLVKQRNVEWVRYSPEEIEEDFKEASAAAE
- a CDS encoding DUF3368 domain-containing protein gives rise to the protein MKPLVFNSTPLIYITKIGLSRIFEELEGEKLTSPRVKCEVVDEGKRKGIADAIILERLFQKYVFKIVKPGNASLLETLLQTRGLHVTDAEVLVIAKERGGIAVIDDEVTRKTAKIYGMAYAGTPYILVKAFSQGLTTKEKTKQAINDMVFAGWRCSIETYAKIMESLEKL